A section of the Paenibacillus odorifer genome encodes:
- a CDS encoding metal ABC transporter ATP-binding protein encodes MEIRNLNVDYFGNSALENVNIDIPFGYAIGIIGPNGAGKSTFIKSLLEVIKKRTGSVMVEGKDISEYKRKIAYVPQKNDIDLSFPITVRDTVLTGTYPNLRIFQRPGKTERQKVEECMAMVDISDLANKQISNLSGGQLQRVFIARALAQQANVFFLDEPFVGIDLVSEKIIVKLLKQLREEGKTILIVHHDLHEVEEYFDKVIILNKKLIAFGDVKDTFTPENILSAYGASLGNLVIKGMGATDHD; translated from the coding sequence ATTGAAATCAGAAACCTAAACGTAGATTATTTCGGTAATTCTGCACTAGAAAATGTAAATATTGATATTCCCTTTGGGTATGCAATCGGAATTATCGGACCAAATGGTGCCGGGAAATCTACATTTATCAAGTCTTTGTTAGAGGTGATAAAGAAGAGAACAGGATCAGTTATGGTGGAGGGAAAAGATATTTCTGAGTACAAACGGAAGATCGCATATGTGCCGCAAAAAAATGACATTGATCTTTCTTTTCCAATCACGGTGAGGGATACAGTACTGACTGGAACTTACCCAAATTTGCGAATCTTTCAGCGCCCCGGAAAAACAGAGCGGCAAAAAGTCGAGGAATGTATGGCGATGGTGGATATAAGTGATCTTGCGAATAAACAAATCAGCAATCTGTCCGGAGGACAACTACAAAGAGTTTTTATCGCCAGGGCTCTTGCACAACAAGCAAATGTATTTTTTTTAGATGAACCTTTTGTTGGCATAGATCTAGTCAGTGAAAAAATCATTGTAAAGCTGCTTAAACAACTTCGCGAAGAAGGAAAAACCATACTCATCGTTCATCATGATTTGCATGAGGTCGAAGAATATTTTGACAAAGTCATCATTCTCAATAAGAAATTAATTGCTTTTGGTGACGTTAAAGACACCTTTACGCCAGAGAATATCCTCAGCGCCTATGGTGCGTCCTTAGGTAATCTGGTGATCAAAGGGATGGGGGCGACAGATCATGATTGA
- a CDS encoding metal ABC transporter substrate-binding protein has translation MKTIKILSLTMFIVLLTACSKVSEGEADHDKLQIVATYSIIADMTENIVGEKAEVYSMVPIGTDPHMYDPLPKDTSKVSSADLVFYNGLNLETGKGWFQDLLDVTNKKDVAFAVSDEVSPMYLTEKGKETQVDPHAWLDIQNSIKYVDIITKRVIEKDPDNKEFYLNNQSEYVKKLNELDQYAKEAVEKIPQEKRILVTSEGAFKYFSKAYGFESAFIWEINTDSQGTPEQMKNIIKIIDENQVPALFLETSVNPKTMETIANETGVPIHSKIFTDSLAKKGEEGDTYIKMIKWNIDKVIEGLSQS, from the coding sequence ATGAAGACCATAAAAATACTCTCTTTGACAATGTTTATCGTACTTCTTACCGCATGCTCAAAGGTTAGTGAAGGAGAAGCAGACCATGATAAGCTGCAGATTGTTGCAACATACTCCATTATCGCTGATATGACCGAAAACATTGTAGGGGAGAAAGCTGAAGTTTACAGTATGGTACCCATCGGAACAGATCCGCATATGTACGATCCATTACCCAAGGATACAAGTAAGGTTTCTAGCGCAGATTTAGTGTTTTATAACGGTTTGAACCTAGAAACAGGTAAGGGGTGGTTTCAAGATCTTCTAGATGTGACTAATAAAAAGGATGTTGCTTTTGCAGTCTCAGATGAAGTATCTCCAATGTATCTAACAGAAAAAGGAAAAGAAACTCAGGTAGATCCTCATGCTTGGCTGGATATTCAGAATTCAATAAAATATGTAGATATCATCACAAAACGTGTAATCGAAAAAGATCCCGACAACAAAGAATTTTATCTTAATAATCAATCGGAATATGTTAAGAAACTGAATGAATTGGATCAATATGCAAAAGAAGCAGTCGAAAAAATTCCACAAGAGAAACGTATCCTTGTTACCAGCGAAGGAGCATTCAAATATTTTTCTAAAGCTTACGGATTTGAATCGGCTTTTATCTGGGAGATCAATACGGATAGTCAAGGAACGCCAGAGCAAATGAAAAATATAATTAAGATCATTGATGAAAATCAAGTGCCTGCATTATTTCTGGAAACTAGCGTAAATCCAAAAACAATGGAAACCATCGCAAATGAAACGGGAGTACCGATACACTCTAAGATTTTCACCGATTCTTTAGCTAAGAAAGGCGAAGAGGGCGACACATACATTAAGATGATCAAATGGAATATTGATAAAGTTATAGAAGGTTTATCTCAATCCTAA
- a CDS encoding metal ABC transporter permease, which yields MIDYFSGVLNIPIYALNAGLSAIILGIVSGVLGSFIVLRKMSLMGDALSHAVLPGVALSYILGINILLGASLFGLLAAVLIQFITSRSNIKSDTSIGIILSSFFALGIVLITFAKSGLDLTHILFGNILAVPQSELMQSFIIMIVVIAIISLLYKELLMSSFDPVVSKAYGLKTGFYHYLLMMLLSVVTVSSLSQVGIVLVIAMLVIPAATSYLWTNKLFHMIILASTIGAVSGIIGVIVSFKFNLPTSATIVLVGVSMFGISFIISPKNNFFRKGLKQG from the coding sequence ATGATTGATTATTTCTCAGGGGTATTAAACATTCCAATATATGCACTTAACGCGGGATTATCTGCTATCATTCTTGGAATTGTATCAGGGGTTTTAGGAAGCTTTATTGTGCTCAGAAAGATGTCATTAATGGGAGATGCGTTATCACATGCAGTGTTACCTGGGGTGGCGTTATCTTATATCTTAGGAATCAACATCCTTCTTGGAGCTTCACTGTTTGGACTATTAGCAGCAGTTCTCATTCAATTTATAACAAGTCGCAGCAATATTAAAAGTGACACTTCTATTGGCATTATTCTTAGCTCATTTTTTGCGCTAGGCATTGTCCTAATTACTTTCGCCAAAAGCGGGCTTGATCTAACTCACATTCTGTTTGGTAATATTCTGGCCGTCCCACAGTCGGAGTTAATGCAATCCTTTATTATTATGATTGTTGTTATTGCCATCATTTCATTGCTGTATAAAGAGCTTTTAATGAGTTCGTTTGATCCGGTTGTTTCCAAAGCCTATGGGTTAAAAACAGGGTTCTATCATTATTTATTGATGATGCTCCTATCTGTGGTTACCGTATCTTCGTTATCTCAAGTAGGAATTGTGCTTGTGATTGCAATGCTGGTTATTCCTGCTGCTACATCCTATCTCTGGACGAATAAGCTGTTCCACATGATTATCCTGGCTTCTACAATCGGCGCTGTATCCGGGATTATAGGTGTAATTGTAAGCTTTAAATTCAATTTACCTACAAGTGCCACGATTGTTCTGGTCGGCGTAAGCATGTTCGGAATTTCATTTATAATCTCACCCAAAAATAATTTTTTCAGGAAAGGGTTGAAACAAGGATGA